One window of Eisenibacter elegans DSM 3317 genomic DNA carries:
- a CDS encoding formate dehydrogenase accessory sulfurtransferase FdhD → MKTSSTTAEKVVANQLQSPDQELLTQEAPLEIRLHYGAPSDRRVFIFSTLMRTPGNDFELAVGFLYTVGGISRYQDIVKMYHDDNPKSEGERGNVLWVELAHHFNFDPANFQQKRYKNASLGINPAAAIAEALQKSPQRVPPPIPIFKTQQIHQLLANLRKAQTHLQFKAVALFEHSGSLTLIKEDYNLINAIHKLIGIVLTQNLLPLQHHILVVNANIDFDVMQKILTLGVPVVAGVGNPTSLAYHLATDAGITMLSFTDGGSFAVYTGKKRLSFQ, encoded by the coding sequence ATGAAAACAAGCTCCACTACGGCTGAAAAAGTTGTAGCCAATCAGCTACAATCTCCAGATCAAGAGCTACTTACACAAGAGGCTCCGCTAGAAATACGGCTACACTATGGTGCCCCCTCCGACAGACGTGTATTTATATTTTCGACCCTGATGCGCACCCCCGGCAACGATTTTGAGCTGGCAGTAGGGTTTCTATATACAGTGGGGGGGATTAGCCGCTACCAAGATATTGTCAAGATGTACCATGACGACAACCCCAAAAGCGAAGGCGAGCGCGGTAATGTGTTGTGGGTGGAGCTGGCTCATCATTTTAATTTTGACCCTGCGAACTTTCAACAAAAACGCTACAAAAATGCCTCTCTGGGTATCAATCCGGCAGCTGCCATTGCTGAAGCCTTGCAAAAAAGCCCACAAAGAGTTCCTCCCCCTATTCCTATTTTTAAAACCCAACAAATTCACCAGTTGTTGGCTAACTTGCGCAAAGCACAGACCCACCTTCAGTTCAAAGCAGTCGCCTTATTTGAACATTCAGGCTCTCTGACACTTATTAAAGAAGACTACAACCTCATCAATGCCATCCACAAACTCATCGGTATTGTACTGACCCAAAACCTGTTGCCCTTGCAACACCACATCTTGGTGGTCAATGCCAATATTGATTTTGATGTAATGCAAAAAATCTTGACACTAGGCGTTCCAGTGGTGGCTGGTGTTGGCAACCCCACAAGCTTGGCTTATCACCTAGCCACAGATGCCGGCATCACGATGCTCAGCTTTACGGATGGCGGCTCTTTTGCTGTGTATACAGGTAAAAAACGCCTCTCTTTTCAATAA
- a CDS encoding acyl-CoA dehydrogenase, with protein sequence MAQKYASAQNLQFLLNEVLSITELCRLPAYEEHSPETFTMLLDTAFELCDAYLKPIHEEMDRDEPQLVDGKIRVHPKMREVVKQMADAGWISAIFDYDDGGMQLPITINSAAGFVFNAANYSASVYPFLTTGAAGLIKSFGSEALQKTYLPKMFSGEWQGTMALTEPNAGSSLSDITTTATAAGDGTYRIQGQKIYISCGDHDACDNVIHLMLARIKGAPVGVKGISLFVVPQKRFDAQGQLQPNDLQTIGVYHKMGYKGAPIAHLQMGEREDCHGYLVGEEHQGLMYMFKMMNEARIGVGMNAAGIASAAYYASLAYAMERPQGRKIDNKDLSQPQVPIIQHADVKRMLLFQRAVVDGSLALLLQASYYADLAKAHPDHAVREKYELLLDFLTPIAKTYPSEMGVQSTSAAVQCLGGAGYCRDFPVEQYYREARIHPIHEGTTGIHGLDLLGRKVTMKQGQAFGLFLSEVQATIQAAAEHTALKAEADQLQTALQELQTTTKQLLTLAQQGQTEAFLADATLYLELTGIIAIAWQWLKQGLCCQTVLHPEENNATAANGNTATLIRPTAKKLAFYEGKLQTMRYFFAYELPKTAGLHQRLRQQNFVTIAMQGEWFED encoded by the coding sequence ATGGCTCAGAAATATGCAAGCGCCCAAAACCTTCAGTTTTTGCTCAATGAGGTACTCTCAATCACCGAATTATGCCGGCTGCCGGCTTATGAGGAGCACTCCCCCGAAACCTTCACGATGCTGCTCGATACAGCTTTTGAGCTCTGTGATGCCTACCTCAAACCCATTCACGAGGAAATGGACAGGGACGAGCCACAACTGGTAGACGGCAAAATACGGGTACACCCCAAGATGCGCGAAGTGGTCAAACAAATGGCCGATGCAGGGTGGATTTCGGCCATATTCGATTATGATGACGGGGGGATGCAACTCCCCATTACAATCAACTCTGCAGCAGGGTTTGTCTTCAATGCGGCCAACTATTCGGCCAGCGTCTATCCGTTTTTGACTACAGGCGCTGCCGGACTTATCAAGAGCTTCGGCAGTGAGGCGCTACAAAAGACCTACTTACCCAAGATGTTTTCAGGAGAATGGCAGGGCACAATGGCCCTGACAGAGCCCAATGCGGGCAGCTCGCTATCGGACATTACCACCACGGCCACAGCCGCCGGCGATGGCACATACCGCATTCAGGGGCAGAAAATTTATATCTCTTGTGGCGATCACGATGCTTGCGACAATGTCATCCATCTGATGCTGGCGCGAATCAAGGGGGCTCCTGTGGGAGTAAAAGGCATTTCGCTTTTTGTAGTGCCCCAAAAACGATTCGATGCCCAAGGGCAACTCCAGCCCAACGACTTGCAAACCATTGGCGTATACCACAAAATGGGCTACAAAGGCGCACCCATTGCCCACCTCCAAATGGGCGAGCGTGAGGATTGCCACGGGTATCTAGTGGGCGAAGAACACCAAGGGCTGATGTATATGTTCAAGATGATGAACGAAGCCCGCATAGGGGTGGGAATGAATGCAGCGGGGATTGCCTCGGCGGCCTATTATGCTTCGCTGGCCTATGCGATGGAGCGTCCACAGGGGCGTAAGATTGATAACAAAGACCTCTCGCAGCCTCAAGTCCCTATCATCCAACACGCCGATGTAAAGCGAATGTTGCTGTTCCAGCGGGCAGTGGTAGATGGGTCGCTGGCACTACTGCTACAAGCAAGCTATTATGCCGACCTAGCCAAGGCGCATCCCGATCACGCTGTGCGCGAAAAATACGAGCTTTTGCTAGATTTCTTGACCCCCATCGCCAAAACCTATCCCTCCGAAATGGGTGTGCAAAGTACCAGTGCAGCGGTACAGTGCTTAGGCGGTGCAGGCTATTGCCGCGACTTTCCAGTCGAGCAGTATTACCGTGAGGCCCGCATACACCCCATCCACGAGGGCACGACGGGTATCCACGGTCTCGACCTGCTAGGCCGTAAGGTTACGATGAAGCAGGGGCAGGCTTTTGGCTTGTTTTTGTCAGAAGTGCAGGCTACCATCCAAGCTGCCGCCGAACACACAGCCCTCAAGGCCGAGGCCGATCAGCTCCAAACCGCCCTCCAAGAGCTCCAAACCACCACCAAGCAGCTGCTTACCCTAGCACAACAAGGGCAAACGGAGGCGTTTTTGGCGGATGCAACCCTCTATCTGGAACTAACAGGCATCATCGCCATCGCATGGCAGTGGCTCAAACAAGGACTTTGCTGCCAAACAGTCTTACATCCAGAAGAAAACAACGCTACTGCCGCCAATGGCAATACGGCTACACTCATCCGCCCGACGGCCAAAAAGCTGGCTTTTTACGAGGGTAAGCTCCAAACAATGCGTTATTTCTTTGCCTATGAGCTGCCCAAAACTGCCGGCTTGCATCAGCGACTTCGCCAACAAAATTTTGTAACAATAGCAATGCAAGGCGAGTGGTTTGAAGACTAA
- a CDS encoding enoyl-CoA hydratase/isomerase family protein, with protein sequence MIPTTDILLFEQRDAVAYLTLNRPDSLNALSPALVADWNKAAKAIAQSPDIKVLVVQGAGRAWSAGVDLQALNESIQGGQFAADQILKDGLQLIETLQAMPQVTIAAINGFCFTGALEIALAFDLIVAADEARIGDTHAKWGIAPKWGMTQRLPQRIGLLKAMEMSFTTQPISGTEAAALGLANRSVPLAQLDQTVAQLAAQITQNSAQTIAAMKQLYYYGAHHTLHEGLEHEYQADIRINDREEFLRDFKQNKKR encoded by the coding sequence ATGATTCCAACCACAGACATTTTGTTGTTTGAGCAACGCGATGCCGTTGCCTATCTAACCCTCAATCGCCCCGACTCGCTCAACGCCCTCAGTCCTGCCCTAGTTGCAGACTGGAATAAGGCCGCCAAGGCCATTGCCCAAAGCCCAGACATCAAAGTACTGGTTGTGCAGGGCGCAGGGCGTGCTTGGTCTGCTGGGGTAGATCTCCAAGCGCTTAATGAAAGCATCCAAGGAGGGCAGTTTGCTGCAGATCAGATTTTGAAAGATGGGCTACAGCTTATCGAAACCCTACAAGCGATGCCACAGGTAACCATTGCCGCCATCAATGGCTTCTGTTTTACGGGAGCTCTAGAAATTGCATTAGCTTTTGATTTGATTGTCGCTGCTGACGAAGCCCGCATAGGGGATACACACGCCAAGTGGGGCATAGCGCCCAAGTGGGGAATGACCCAACGGCTGCCCCAACGTATTGGCCTGCTTAAAGCGATGGAAATGTCATTTACTACCCAACCCATCAGCGGTACCGAAGCGGCAGCCCTAGGCTTGGCCAATCGGTCGGTTCCTCTCGCACAACTAGACCAAACTGTCGCGCAACTAGCGGCACAAATCACCCAAAACAGTGCCCAAACTATCGCTGCGATGAAGCAGCTCTATTACTACGGCGCACACCACACCCTTCACGAAGGGCTGGAGCACGAGTATCAGGCAGATATCCGCATCAACGACAGAGAGGAGTTTTTGAGGGATTTCAAACAAAACAAAAAGCGCTAA
- a CDS encoding UDP-N-acetylmuramoyl-L-alanyl-D-glutamate--2,6-diaminopimelate ligase: MKTLSTLLSGLNARHTHGPVQAEIQQIRSDSRQVQPGDLFVAVSGLQTDGHQYIPQAVAQGASAIVCLNTPSGLPQTLSCYEVPDTAQALGLLAANYYEHPSRQLRLVGITGTNGKTTCATLLYRLFENLGYRTGLISTIENRVHDRVSPTQFTTPDPLQLQALLAEMVRSGCTHAFMEVSSHAVVQQRIAGVHFSGAAFTNITHDHLDFHKTFDAYIKAKKGFFDLLPPEAFALVNLDDKRGMVMLQNCAARIQKTFALQEAADFKGKIIENTLQGLLMQFDGREAWCQLIGNFNGYNLLTIYAIACLLGEEEEQVLTAISALSPATGRFEQMISPEGIVAVIDYAHTPDALENVLQTINDACQADEAVITVVGCGGNRDALKRPLMAKIACQYSAQVILTSDNPRNEEPMHILEDMLTGVPPSAQAQVQIIENRREAIAKACAMAKPKDIVLVAGKGHETYQEIKGVRYPFDDKEVLREILF, encoded by the coding sequence ATGAAAACACTCTCCACCTTATTATCGGGCTTGAATGCTCGCCATACACACGGCCCTGTCCAAGCTGAAATCCAACAAATACGCTCAGACTCACGTCAAGTACAGCCCGGAGATTTATTTGTAGCCGTAAGTGGTTTACAAACCGATGGCCACCAGTATATCCCTCAGGCTGTGGCTCAGGGCGCATCGGCGATTGTCTGCCTCAATACCCCTTCCGGCCTTCCCCAAACACTGAGCTGCTACGAAGTACCCGACACTGCTCAAGCTCTAGGCTTATTAGCCGCCAATTATTATGAGCACCCCTCGCGCCAGCTCCGTCTGGTGGGAATTACAGGTACCAATGGCAAAACCACCTGTGCCACCCTCCTATACCGGCTGTTTGAAAACCTAGGTTACCGTACAGGTTTGATTTCGACCATCGAAAACCGTGTGCACGACCGGGTATCGCCTACGCAGTTTACCACCCCTGACCCATTACAGCTACAGGCGCTCTTGGCCGAAATGGTGCGCTCGGGCTGTACTCACGCATTTATGGAGGTGAGCTCTCACGCAGTCGTACAACAGCGTATTGCCGGAGTACACTTTAGCGGCGCTGCTTTTACCAATATCACCCACGACCATCTCGATTTTCACAAAACCTTTGACGCATACATCAAGGCCAAAAAAGGCTTTTTTGATTTGCTGCCTCCAGAGGCATTCGCACTGGTCAACCTTGATGATAAGCGGGGAATGGTGATGTTGCAAAATTGTGCTGCTCGTATTCAGAAAACATTTGCACTACAAGAGGCTGCTGATTTTAAGGGGAAAATCATCGAAAATACCCTCCAAGGGCTGCTGATGCAGTTTGATGGGCGTGAGGCTTGGTGCCAACTAATTGGCAATTTCAATGGTTACAACCTCCTGACCATCTATGCGATTGCCTGCCTATTGGGCGAAGAAGAAGAGCAAGTATTGACAGCCATCTCTGCCCTCAGCCCTGCTACCGGAAGATTTGAGCAAATGATTAGTCCCGAAGGTATCGTAGCAGTGATAGACTATGCCCATACGCCCGATGCGCTCGAAAATGTACTTCAGACCATCAATGATGCCTGCCAAGCAGACGAGGCCGTCATTACAGTAGTTGGCTGTGGTGGTAACCGCGATGCGCTCAAACGCCCACTAATGGCCAAAATTGCTTGTCAATATAGCGCGCAGGTCATCCTGACCTCTGATAATCCGCGCAATGAAGAACCTATGCACATTCTGGAGGATATGCTCACAGGTGTTCCGCCTTCGGCTCAAGCACAAGTACAAATCATCGAAAATCGACGTGAAGCCATTGCCAAGGCCTGTGCTATGGCCAAACCCAAAGACATCGTGTTGGTAGCAGGCAAAGGCCACGAAACCTACCAAGAAATAAAAGGAGTACGTTATCCCTTTGATGACAAAGAGGTTTTGAGGGAAATCTTGTTCTAA
- a CDS encoding anthranilate synthase component II: protein MRLLLLDNYDSFTYNLLQILEQHGRYTCYVAKNDRISLETVALFDKIILSPGPGVPAEAGIMLPLITQYAPQKPILGVCLGHQAVGEVFGARLYNTDTIYHGEAHPLQHNGQGFFKGLPNPMPIGLYHSWLLHEEGFPHDLLDITARTPDGRIMAIQHKHYPVSGVQFHPESIMTPEGKQLLFQWLDS from the coding sequence ATGCGCCTCTTATTGCTCGACAACTACGACTCATTCACCTACAACTTGCTGCAAATATTGGAGCAACACGGCAGGTATACTTGTTATGTGGCCAAAAACGACCGTATCAGCCTTGAAACCGTAGCGCTCTTCGATAAAATAATTCTTTCCCCGGGGCCGGGTGTTCCTGCCGAAGCAGGGATTATGTTGCCGCTTATCACACAATATGCCCCCCAAAAACCCATCCTAGGGGTATGCCTAGGGCATCAGGCTGTGGGAGAGGTATTTGGTGCAAGGCTTTACAACACTGACACCATCTACCACGGAGAAGCCCATCCACTCCAACACAATGGGCAAGGTTTTTTCAAAGGCTTGCCCAACCCTATGCCCATAGGGCTGTACCACTCTTGGCTTCTGCACGAAGAAGGGTTTCCCCACGACCTACTTGATATTACTGCCCGCACCCCCGACGGCAGGATTATGGCTATCCAACACAAGCATTATCCCGTCAGTGGGGTACAGTTTCACCCCGAATCTATTATGACTCCAGAGGGCAAACAATTGCTCTTTCAGTGGTTGGATAGTTGA